One genomic region from Leptospira tipperaryensis encodes:
- a CDS encoding ATP-dependent Clp protease ATP-binding subunit: protein MLEFTKRAKRVINEIAQDEAKRLGSDYIGPEHILLGLLKEEDSVAIKILNNLNINLNELRKEVERRTREASGALLMDVAGGQDRYQKIIELSKEEAKRLKHNYVGTEHILLALLRDNNNIAGGALYSFSVNYNVIKSEILRLLGAPPTSSVGVSSAAQSGPQGTQPRQEKTKTPILDEFARDLTQLAKDKKLDPVVGRAIEIQRVIQILSRKTKNNPVLVGESGVGKTAIVEGLALAIVEKSVPDLLFEKRVLSLDLASLIAGTKYRGEFEERLKKIMKEITTSTNIIIFIDELHTLIGAGAAEGAVDAANILKPALARGELQCIGATTSAEYRKYIEKDSALERRFQVVKVAEPSVDDAIQILQGLKKAYEAHHKVRYSDKALEQSVKLSHRYINDRYLPDKAIDIIDEAGAKARLANCARPQTIKDLEEEIKSLASKKEELVRAQEYEKAAGVRDEVNRKKQAMEEKIRSWQEKMEDFAVNIEEDDILSVISLWTGIPLEKMEESESDKLLRLEEELKKRIVGQTDAIEKIAKAVRRARTGFKSERRPTGSFIFLGPTGVGKTELAKALANFLFGNDDAMLRVDMSEYMEPHAVSRLIGAPPGYVGYDDGGQLTEFVRKKPYSIILLDEIEKAHHDIFNILLQIMEEGNLTDTKGRKVNFRDTIIIMTSNIGAKEIQSGGRLGFEDRKDEAAKYKSDQTRDQLKKYFNPEFLNRVDEVIYFGSLTKENIMDIIDIMVIDTNKRFREKAIHVSITGAAKDHIMDIGYDEKFGARPLRRVFQRELEDHMAVQTLKGAYKEPTKIEIDFKEGKLDFAETPWTDYKPADAKAGGDDNSSGNPERSEEIALV from the coding sequence ATGCTGGAATTTACAAAAAGAGCCAAAAGAGTCATCAACGAGATTGCTCAGGATGAGGCGAAGCGTCTTGGTAGCGATTATATCGGGCCGGAGCACATCCTTCTCGGTCTTCTCAAAGAAGAAGATTCGGTCGCTATCAAAATCCTGAACAACCTCAACATTAACCTCAACGAGTTGCGTAAAGAGGTAGAAAGAAGAACGCGCGAAGCATCCGGAGCCTTGCTCATGGACGTAGCCGGAGGTCAGGATCGATATCAAAAAATTATCGAACTCTCCAAGGAAGAAGCAAAACGTCTCAAACACAATTATGTAGGGACGGAGCACATCTTGCTCGCTCTCTTGAGAGATAACAATAATATCGCTGGCGGCGCTCTCTATTCTTTCAGCGTAAATTATAATGTTATAAAGAGCGAAATTCTTCGTTTGCTCGGAGCTCCACCTACAAGTTCCGTTGGAGTTAGCTCTGCCGCTCAATCCGGTCCGCAAGGAACTCAACCTCGTCAGGAGAAAACAAAAACTCCGATCTTAGATGAGTTTGCACGCGACCTCACTCAACTTGCAAAGGATAAGAAGTTGGATCCTGTTGTGGGAAGAGCGATTGAAATTCAAAGAGTCATTCAAATTCTATCTCGGAAAACAAAAAACAATCCGGTTCTTGTAGGAGAATCCGGTGTGGGTAAAACCGCAATCGTAGAAGGGCTTGCTCTTGCGATCGTTGAAAAAAGTGTTCCGGATCTTTTATTCGAAAAAAGAGTTCTCTCTTTGGATCTTGCGTCTTTGATCGCAGGAACCAAATACAGGGGAGAATTTGAAGAACGTCTCAAAAAGATCATGAAGGAAATTACAACTTCCACAAACATCATCATCTTTATCGACGAGCTTCACACTTTGATCGGAGCAGGAGCTGCTGAAGGCGCCGTGGATGCCGCAAACATTCTCAAGCCTGCATTAGCGAGAGGAGAACTCCAGTGCATCGGCGCGACTACGAGCGCGGAATATCGGAAATACATCGAAAAAGATTCTGCGTTGGAAAGAAGATTCCAAGTCGTAAAAGTTGCGGAACCTTCCGTGGACGACGCGATTCAGATTCTCCAAGGTTTGAAAAAAGCGTACGAAGCTCACCACAAAGTGAGATATTCGGATAAGGCTTTGGAACAATCCGTAAAACTTTCCCACAGATATATCAACGACCGTTATCTACCTGATAAAGCGATCGATATCATCGACGAAGCCGGAGCAAAAGCCCGCTTGGCGAACTGTGCTCGTCCTCAAACGATCAAGGATCTGGAAGAAGAGATCAAATCTCTTGCGAGCAAAAAAGAAGAATTGGTTCGCGCTCAAGAATACGAAAAGGCCGCCGGAGTTCGCGATGAAGTGAACCGGAAAAAACAGGCGATGGAAGAAAAGATTCGTTCTTGGCAAGAGAAGATGGAAGACTTCGCGGTCAACATCGAAGAAGACGATATTCTTTCCGTGATCTCATTGTGGACCGGAATTCCATTGGAAAAAATGGAGGAATCCGAATCCGATAAACTTCTCAGACTCGAAGAAGAGTTGAAGAAGCGGATCGTTGGTCAAACGGATGCGATCGAGAAAATCGCGAAAGCGGTGCGTCGTGCGAGAACAGGATTCAAGAGCGAAAGACGTCCTACTGGATCTTTTATCTTCCTCGGACCGACAGGGGTTGGTAAGACAGAGCTTGCAAAAGCTCTTGCAAACTTCCTCTTTGGAAACGACGACGCGATGCTCCGTGTGGATATGTCCGAATACATGGAACCGCACGCTGTCAGCCGTTTGATCGGAGCTCCTCCGGGTTATGTAGGTTATGATGACGGAGGTCAGTTGACCGAGTTTGTCAGAAAGAAACCTTATTCTATCATTCTTCTGGATGAGATTGAAAAGGCGCATCACGACATTTTCAATATTCTTCTGCAGATCATGGAAGAAGGAAATTTGACCGATACGAAAGGACGAAAAGTCAACTTTAGAGATACGATCATCATCATGACTTCCAATATCGGAGCGAAAGAAATTCAATCCGGTGGAAGACTTGGTTTCGAAGATCGTAAGGACGAAGCTGCGAAATATAAGTCCGATCAAACTCGCGATCAGTTGAAAAAATACTTCAATCCGGAATTCTTAAACCGCGTGGACGAAGTCATTTACTTCGGATCTCTCACCAAAGAAAATATCATGGATATCATCGATATTATGGTGATCGATACGAACAAAAGATTCCGCGAAAAGGCGATTCATGTTTCGATTACCGGTGCGGCCAAAGATCATATCATGGATATCGGTTACGATGAGAAGTTTGGAGCGAGACCTCTTCGGAGAGTTTTCCAAAGAGAACTCGAAGATCATATGGCGGTTCAAACCCTCAAAGGCGCTTACAAGGAACCTACTAAAATCGAAATCGATTTCAAAGAAGGGAAACTTGACTTTGCGGAAACCCCGTGGACGGACTATAAACCGGCTGACGCGAAAGCCGGAGGAGACGACAATTCTTCTGGTAATCCCGAAAGGTCGGAAGAAATTGCCTTAGTCTAA
- a CDS encoding ATP--guanido phosphotransferase yields the protein MFSETCLHCGTNHSIWNERGKIGCIYCLKLFRKEYRDHLRDENIDFSSRYLQGAEFERFSRFESLSESKKIRELDQIAPPFTFRFRISRNLSGRIYPATSGVPTQILKQFLLEKLEVDPMHFRTKDLPARIPWGEGNLFLGDEDHIRWEILSSSVGELFLKIEKTPLEKMQNQNFFDYDQELGYVTSCPTNAGLGTKISLKFSTKIWKKEGVPTFKVPGVLEFYLENSSEFAVFYLKNFAYSQKNSFLNLVYYLVLQVEAGF from the coding sequence ATGTTTTCGGAAACCTGTCTGCACTGCGGAACCAATCACTCAATCTGGAACGAACGCGGAAAGATCGGTTGTATTTATTGTTTGAAACTCTTTCGAAAAGAATATCGAGATCATCTGAGGGATGAGAATATCGATTTTTCCTCTCGCTACCTCCAAGGCGCTGAGTTTGAGCGGTTTTCCCGTTTTGAGTCCCTTTCGGAGTCGAAGAAGATTCGCGAGTTGGATCAAATCGCTCCGCCTTTTACCTTTCGTTTTAGAATCAGCCGAAATCTTTCAGGAAGAATTTACCCTGCAACCTCCGGAGTTCCGACCCAAATCTTAAAACAATTCTTACTCGAAAAATTAGAGGTGGATCCGATGCACTTCCGAACAAAAGACCTTCCAGCGAGGATCCCTTGGGGAGAAGGAAATTTATTTTTGGGCGATGAAGATCATATTCGTTGGGAAATTCTCTCTTCTTCGGTGGGCGAATTGTTCCTTAAAATCGAGAAAACTCCCTTGGAAAAAATGCAGAATCAAAATTTTTTTGATTACGATCAGGAATTGGGTTATGTCACTTCTTGTCCCACAAATGCGGGCTTGGGAACCAAAATCAGTCTGAAATTCTCCACAAAGATTTGGAAAAAAGAGGGAGTTCCTACTTTTAAGGTCCCCGGCGTTTTAGAGTTTTACCTTGAAAATTCTTCAGAATTCGCCGTTTTTTATCTGAAAAATTTTGCTTATTCTCAAAAAAATTCCTTTTTAAATTTAGTTTATTATTTAGTCTTACAGGTGGAAGCGGGGTTTTAG
- a CDS encoding ABC transporter ATP-binding protein, translated as MSLIQVRSLVKNYHILDKEFKILDHLDLDVEEGEIVSVEGKSGIGKSTLLNILGSMDTYDSGEVSVCGVSLDQISEIGKEKFRAEKVSFIFQHHLLLPDFTALENVSIPLLINGVQPGKARQLSIEMLDRVGLKDRHDNFPSQLSGGESARVGVARALVAGKKLVLADEPTGNLDRENSRNLMALILELQKEFRFSMVIVTHDMELAALAHRRNTMAGGKLQPIS; from the coding sequence GTGAGTCTGATACAAGTAAGAAGTTTAGTAAAAAATTATCATATTCTGGATAAGGAATTTAAGATTCTGGATCATCTGGATCTGGACGTCGAGGAAGGGGAGATCGTTTCCGTAGAAGGAAAATCGGGAATCGGGAAATCTACTCTTCTCAACATTCTCGGATCCATGGACACTTACGATTCCGGAGAAGTGAGTGTTTGCGGAGTTTCCTTGGATCAAATTTCCGAAATTGGAAAAGAGAAGTTCAGAGCTGAGAAAGTTTCTTTTATCTTTCAACATCATCTTCTTCTTCCTGACTTTACCGCGCTCGAAAACGTTAGCATTCCTCTTTTGATCAACGGAGTTCAACCTGGAAAGGCAAGACAACTTTCGATAGAGATGTTGGATCGAGTCGGTTTAAAGGATCGTCACGATAACTTTCCTTCTCAGTTGTCCGGAGGAGAAAGTGCAAGAGTCGGCGTTGCGAGAGCACTTGTCGCCGGAAAGAAACTCGTTCTTGCGGATGAGCCGACTGGAAATTTGGACCGTGAGAATTCAAGAAATCTAATGGCTTTGATTTTAGAACTTCAGAAAGAATTCCGTTTTTCCATGGTGATCGTTACGCACGATATGGAGCTCGCGGCTCTGGCTCATCGAAGAAATACGATGGCCGGAGGAAAGTTGCAGCCGATTTCCTGA